A genomic stretch from Brucella sp. BE17 includes:
- a CDS encoding TetR/AcrR family transcriptional regulator — translation MDQLVQENGWRGSAEGWLEAAYQSLLESGVDSVKILPLAKKLTLSRTSFYWFFKDRDELLDGLMARWRDKNTGGIVKQSEAYAESLAEAMLNVFDCWLNKDLFDSQFEFAVRSWALQSSNILDEVRKADQHRIEALKRMFMRFSQSEISADVRARTTYLVQIGYISMQSQEDIQTRMKRIPEYIAIYTGEAPQQRELDRFFARHGFARDEGERHP, via the coding sequence ATGGATCAGCTTGTTCAGGAAAATGGTTGGCGGGGATCGGCTGAGGGATGGCTCGAGGCAGCGTATCAGTCGTTGTTGGAATCCGGCGTCGACTCCGTCAAAATTCTTCCGCTGGCAAAAAAACTCACCCTGTCGCGAACGAGCTTCTACTGGTTCTTCAAAGACCGCGACGAATTGCTCGACGGGCTGATGGCACGCTGGCGCGATAAAAATACCGGCGGCATTGTAAAGCAATCGGAGGCCTATGCGGAATCGCTCGCCGAAGCGATGCTCAATGTCTTCGATTGCTGGCTGAACAAGGACCTGTTCGATTCACAATTTGAATTCGCGGTCCGCAGTTGGGCGCTTCAGTCATCCAATATTCTTGATGAAGTACGGAAGGCTGATCAGCACCGCATCGAGGCGCTCAAGCGTATGTTCATGCGCTTTAGCCAATCCGAGATCAGCGCGGATGTACGCGCACGCACAACCTATCTGGTGCAGATCGGCTATATTTCGATGCAGTCTCAGGAAGACATCCAGACACGCATGAAGCGCATTCCAGAATATATCGCTATTTATACCGGTGAGGCTCCGCAGCAGCGTGAACTCGATCGTTTCTTCGCGCGGCACGGCTTTGCAAGAGACGAAGGAGAGCGCCATCCGTGA
- a CDS encoding NADH:flavin oxidoreductase — MSNDPLLQPYQLKHLTLRNRIMVTAHEPAYPEEGMPKERYRTYTVERAKGGVALTMTAGSAAVSRDSPPVFNNLLAYKDEIVPWVRQMTDAVHEEGAAIMIQLTHLGRRTRWDKGDWLPVVAPSHHREAAHRAFPKKIEDWDIERIIRDFADAAERMQAGGMDGIELEAYGHLIDQFTSPLTNELSAPYGGDLDNRLRFCLDVFRAIRKRVGEEFILGVRYTADENLSGGTDKAEGLEISRRLRDSGLIDYLNVIRGHIDTDPGLTDVIPIQGMASAPHLDFAGDIRKATSFPTFHAAKIQDVATARHAIASGKVDMIGMTRAHMADPHIIRKITERREEDIRPCVGANYCLDRIYQGGLAFCIHNAATGREETMPHSVAKAPHRKKVVIVGAGPAGLEAARVAGERGHDVVVFEAASQPGGQIRLTAQSERRREMISIIDWRMAQCEKHDVQFRFNSWAELDLIIAEKPDVVIVATGGLPHTDILSQGNELVVSAWDIISGDVKPATNVLIFDDAGDHAGLQAAEILARSGAKVEIMTPDRSFAPEVMAMNLVPYMRSLQKHDVTFTVTFRLEAVEKSGNHLLAKVGSDYGGVARQRIVDQVIINHGTIPLDELYCDLKPLSVNLGETSYDQLLAGDPQSVKRNPDGRFQLFRIGDAVAARNTHAAIYDGLRLAKDI, encoded by the coding sequence GTGTCGAACGACCCGCTTCTTCAACCCTATCAACTCAAGCATCTAACTTTGCGCAATCGCATCATGGTGACGGCGCACGAGCCAGCCTATCCCGAGGAGGGCATGCCGAAGGAGCGTTACCGCACCTATACGGTGGAGCGTGCCAAGGGCGGGGTGGCGCTGACCATGACCGCAGGCTCCGCGGCGGTATCGCGGGACAGTCCACCGGTTTTCAATAATCTGCTTGCCTACAAGGACGAGATTGTTCCCTGGGTGAGGCAGATGACGGATGCCGTGCACGAAGAGGGCGCGGCAATCATGATCCAGTTGACCCATCTCGGGCGGCGCACACGCTGGGACAAGGGCGACTGGCTTCCTGTCGTCGCCCCTTCGCACCATCGTGAGGCGGCGCACCGCGCCTTTCCCAAAAAGATTGAGGATTGGGACATTGAGCGGATCATCCGGGATTTTGCCGATGCGGCCGAGCGCATGCAGGCGGGGGGCATGGATGGCATCGAGCTTGAGGCCTATGGTCATCTGATCGACCAGTTCACTTCTCCGCTCACCAACGAGCTCAGTGCCCCCTATGGAGGGGATCTCGATAACCGGTTGCGCTTTTGTCTGGATGTATTCCGTGCCATCCGCAAGCGAGTCGGCGAGGAGTTTATTCTGGGCGTTCGTTATACAGCCGATGAAAACCTTTCAGGTGGTACCGATAAGGCGGAAGGTCTGGAAATTTCGCGCCGCCTCAGGGATAGCGGGCTTATCGACTATCTTAATGTCATTCGCGGTCATATCGATACCGATCCGGGCCTAACGGATGTCATTCCCATTCAGGGCATGGCCAGCGCGCCACATCTCGATTTCGCGGGTGATATCCGTAAGGCAACGTCTTTCCCGACGTTTCACGCCGCCAAGATCCAGGATGTAGCGACAGCGCGTCATGCCATCGCGAGCGGTAAGGTGGACATGATCGGCATGACCCGCGCGCATATGGCGGACCCGCACATCATTCGCAAGATCACCGAGCGGCGGGAGGAAGATATTCGGCCATGCGTTGGCGCAAATTATTGCCTCGATCGCATCTATCAGGGGGGGCTGGCTTTCTGTATCCACAACGCCGCAACTGGGCGTGAGGAAACCATGCCGCATAGTGTTGCGAAGGCACCGCATCGCAAAAAGGTCGTGATCGTCGGTGCCGGTCCGGCTGGCCTTGAAGCTGCGCGTGTGGCTGGCGAGCGCGGACATGATGTCGTTGTCTTCGAGGCAGCAAGCCAGCCTGGCGGCCAGATCAGGCTGACCGCGCAAAGCGAACGCCGCCGTGAAATGATAAGCATCATCGACTGGCGTATGGCGCAGTGTGAGAAACACGATGTGCAGTTTCGCTTCAACAGCTGGGCCGAACTGGACCTGATCATAGCGGAAAAGCCGGATGTGGTTATCGTTGCAACCGGCGGGCTGCCGCACACGGACATACTCTCTCAAGGCAACGAACTGGTCGTTTCGGCCTGGGACATCATCTCGGGCGACGTGAAGCCTGCAACCAATGTCCTGATCTTCGATGATGCAGGCGACCATGCAGGGCTACAGGCGGCAGAAATTCTTGCCAGAAGTGGGGCTAAAGTCGAGATCATGACGCCTGACCGTTCTTTTGCCCCAGAAGTCATGGCGATGAATCTTGTGCCTTATATGCGATCATTGCAGAAGCATGACGTCACATTCACGGTTACTTTCCGTCTGGAGGCGGTCGAGAAAAGCGGAAATCATCTGCTGGCAAAAGTTGGCAGTGATTATGGTGGCGTTGCAAGGCAGCGCATAGTCGATCAGGTCATCATCAATCACGGCACGATCCCGCTCGACGAACTTTATTGCGACCTCAAACCCCTGTCAGTCAATCTCGGAGAAACCTCATACGATCAATTGCTTGCGGGGGACCCGCAATCGGTTAAGCGCAATCCTGATGGTCGCTTTCAACTGTTTCGGATTGGCGATGCTGTTGCTGCACGCAATACGCATGCCGCAATTTATGACGGTCTCAGACTGGCCAAGGATATATGA
- a CDS encoding LysR family transcriptional regulator has protein sequence MARPYDLPSVTALVCFEAAARNLSFKQAAGELNVTPAAISHQIKALENDLCCALFTRRSKGVELTQNGALLFVALQRGFETISDATSQIRDHPQKVDVTIRSTSAVSALWLTPRISAFWKIHPEITIAQIVSDVPSPASRCDLSIHYGEPRAEDGVYRTLFQDRIIAAGSPEFASQHAISSLADLLNVPLIHSSGEGNSWTQWPDWLVALRQPSGKGRNFYVSNYMIALQTAQDDIGAVLGWDGLIAKLIEDGKLVQLVPDSISSPAAFHLKIHPRATKRAHVFADWLVESIA, from the coding sequence ATGGCGAGACCTTATGATCTGCCCTCGGTTACCGCGCTCGTCTGTTTCGAAGCGGCAGCACGCAATCTAAGCTTCAAGCAGGCTGCGGGTGAACTCAACGTGACGCCTGCCGCGATAAGTCATCAGATAAAGGCGCTTGAAAACGACCTTTGCTGCGCCCTTTTTACAAGGCGCAGCAAAGGTGTCGAACTGACGCAAAACGGGGCTTTACTGTTCGTAGCCCTGCAGCGCGGGTTTGAAACAATTTCCGATGCTACAAGCCAGATACGCGACCATCCCCAAAAGGTGGACGTTACGATCCGTTCCACCTCGGCAGTCAGCGCGCTCTGGCTTACGCCAAGAATCTCGGCGTTCTGGAAAATCCATCCCGAAATCACCATCGCCCAGATCGTCAGCGATGTTCCCTCACCAGCCAGCCGCTGTGATCTCAGCATTCATTATGGTGAACCGCGGGCAGAGGACGGTGTTTACAGAACGCTTTTTCAGGACCGTATTATCGCCGCAGGCAGCCCGGAATTTGCATCACAACACGCCATCTCATCGCTTGCTGATCTGCTCAACGTGCCGCTCATTCACTCAAGCGGCGAAGGAAACAGCTGGACCCAATGGCCCGACTGGCTTGTGGCACTGCGGCAGCCATCGGGTAAAGGGCGGAATTTTTATGTCAGTAATTACATGATCGCCCTCCAGACCGCGCAGGACGATATCGGCGCGGTACTGGGATGGGACGGTCTCATCGCCAAACTGATCGAGGATGGAAAACTCGTGCAACTGGTACCCGATAGTATTTCTTCGCCTGCGGCTTTTCATCTGAAAATTCACCCAAGGGCGACCAAAAGGGCGCATGTGTTTGCAGATTGGCTGGTTGAAAGCATCGCGTGA
- a CDS encoding aromatic ring-hydroxylating dioxygenase subunit alpha, translating into MGTPLSIQELLAHRRPGHALEQPFYTAPEIYDLDLEHIFYKEWLYAIPSCQLKKPGSYATLRVGAYEVMIVKDRDNEIRAFHNSCRHRGSRICKSREGTVAKLVCPYHQWTYELDGRLIWANDMGPDFDPSAHGLRPVSLRNLCGLIYICLAETPPPFEPFADMARPYLEVHDLENAKIAYSSTIVEKGNWKLVWENNRECYHCSSNHPALCRSFPLDPEVAGVSADGSISARLQAHFDRCEASGAPARFRLEGEGQYRLARMPLQEKAVSYTMDGKAGVTRQLGRVALPDAGALLAFHYPSTWNHFLPDHSLTFRVTPIGVNETEVTTTWLVHKDAVEGVDYDLSRLTEVWIATNDEDREIVETNQEGILSPAYIPGPYSPNQESGVIQFIDWYADRLNRSAVPFQLAAE; encoded by the coding sequence ATGGGCACACCGCTTTCCATTCAGGAGTTGCTTGCACACCGTCGGCCCGGCCACGCGCTGGAACAACCTTTTTATACCGCGCCGGAAATCTACGATCTCGATCTTGAGCATATTTTCTATAAGGAGTGGCTTTATGCCATTCCCTCCTGTCAGCTGAAGAAACCGGGTAGCTATGCAACGCTGCGCGTCGGTGCCTATGAGGTTATGATCGTTAAAGACCGTGATAATGAAATCCGGGCTTTCCATAATTCATGTCGGCATCGCGGATCGCGTATCTGCAAGTCCCGCGAGGGTACGGTGGCAAAACTTGTCTGCCCCTATCATCAATGGACCTATGAGCTGGATGGCAGACTTATCTGGGCCAATGATATGGGGCCGGATTTTGATCCGTCCGCGCATGGCCTGAGACCGGTTAGCCTGCGTAACCTTTGCGGGCTGATCTATATCTGCCTTGCCGAGACGCCGCCGCCTTTCGAGCCCTTTGCCGATATGGCACGGCCTTATCTAGAGGTCCACGATCTGGAGAATGCCAAGATCGCTTATTCCTCGACGATTGTCGAAAAAGGCAACTGGAAACTGGTGTGGGAAAATAACCGCGAATGCTATCATTGCAGCAGCAACCACCCCGCGCTTTGCCGGTCGTTTCCGCTTGACCCGGAAGTGGCGGGTGTGAGTGCCGATGGATCAATATCGGCGCGACTTCAGGCGCATTTCGATCGCTGCGAGGCGTCAGGCGCACCGGCGCGGTTCCGTCTGGAAGGCGAGGGGCAATATCGTCTGGCGCGCATGCCGCTTCAGGAAAAAGCCGTAAGCTACACGATGGATGGCAAGGCGGGCGTGACGCGGCAACTGGGCCGGGTTGCATTGCCTGATGCGGGCGCTCTGCTCGCATTTCATTACCCCTCGACATGGAACCACTTCCTGCCGGATCATTCGCTGACTTTCCGCGTCACGCCGATCGGTGTCAACGAAACTGAAGTGACCACCACATGGCTCGTCCACAAGGATGCGGTGGAAGGCGTGGACTATGATCTGAGCCGTCTGACTGAAGTGTGGATCGCCACAAACGACGAGGACCGGGAAATCGTCGAAACCAATCAGGAGGGGATTCTGTCTCCCGCCTATATTCCAGGGCCTTACTCACCCAATCAGGAAAGCGGCGTCATTCAGTTTATCGACTGGTATGCCGACAGGCTCAATCGTTCTGCCGTGCCGTTCCAGCTGGCTGCGGAATGA
- the ugpC gene encoding sn-glycerol-3-phosphate ABC transporter ATP-binding protein UgpC, whose product MATVECRSIRKVYGTQEVIQDFDLNIRDHEFVVFLGPSGCGKSTILRMIAGLEDITGGDLLIGGERVNERDPGDRGIAMVFQNYALYPHMDVRENIIFGLERARVDKKAIHERLVPVVESLGLQPYLTRKPLELSGGQQQRVAIARAMIKTPQVFLFDEPLSNLDAKLRGSLRVEIARLHRNLKTTSIYVTHDQLEAMTLADRIILMKDGHIEQMGTPEEIYHTPATLFAASFIGTPNMNFLPMQVSDGRLSSDTLNIDVPFAIEPKDVTVGIRPGAFRLNDTGGVLRGQVERNEFHGETRLVTLRAGSHELNISVPSTVKLTDGQNVGVDVDPSDLHIFDSSSGRRIDKTVQP is encoded by the coding sequence ATGGCGACTGTCGAATGCCGTTCCATCCGCAAGGTCTACGGCACCCAAGAAGTGATTCAAGACTTCGATCTGAATATCCGGGATCATGAATTCGTTGTTTTTTTAGGCCCGTCCGGCTGCGGTAAATCCACAATCCTGCGCATGATCGCGGGGCTTGAGGATATCACCGGAGGCGATCTACTAATCGGCGGAGAACGCGTGAATGAACGCGATCCAGGTGACCGCGGCATCGCTATGGTGTTCCAGAACTATGCGCTTTATCCACATATGGATGTGCGCGAAAACATCATCTTTGGACTGGAGCGCGCCCGGGTCGATAAAAAAGCGATCCATGAACGACTGGTGCCGGTCGTGGAATCTCTTGGCCTGCAGCCTTATCTGACGCGCAAGCCATTGGAATTGTCCGGCGGTCAACAGCAGCGTGTGGCGATTGCACGCGCGATGATCAAAACGCCTCAGGTGTTCCTTTTCGATGAACCGCTGTCAAACCTCGACGCCAAATTGCGCGGCAGTCTGCGCGTGGAGATCGCACGGCTGCACCGCAATCTCAAAACCACAAGCATTTATGTGACTCATGACCAGCTGGAAGCCATGACCCTGGCCGACCGGATTATCCTGATGAAGGATGGCCATATCGAGCAGATGGGAACGCCGGAAGAAATATACCATACCCCCGCCACCTTGTTTGCCGCAAGCTTCATCGGCACGCCGAATATGAACTTCCTGCCGATGCAGGTCAGCGACGGCAGACTTTCGAGTGATACTCTCAATATTGACGTTCCTTTTGCCATCGAGCCAAAGGATGTAACCGTCGGCATCCGCCCCGGTGCATTTCGCCTGAACGATACCGGGGGTGTTCTACGCGGGCAGGTCGAACGCAACGAGTTCCATGGCGAAACACGTCTGGTGACGCTGCGCGCAGGATCGCATGAGCTCAATATCTCCGTGCCGTCCACGGTAAAGCTTACCGATGGACAGAATGTTGGCGTCGATGTGGACCCGTCCGATCTGCACATCTTCGACAGTTCAAGCGGTCGGCGTATTGATAAAACGGTGCAGCCATAA
- a CDS encoding NAD(P)-dependent alcohol dehydrogenase: MKALVLERVGELNLRDIDLPTQMGADDVRIKLHTVGVCGSDVHYYTHGRIGDFVVNEPMVLGHEAAGTVSEVGANVTHLKVGDRVCMEPGIPDPLSRASKLGMYNVDPSVRFWATPPIHGVLCPETVHPASFTYKLPDTVSFAEGAMVEPFAVGMQAATRARIAPGDTAVVTGCGTIGIMVALAALAGGCSRVLISDLSEDKLKLAETYAGISGINLNTINIVDAVNEATDGWGADIVFECSGAAAAIRDLFKIVRPGGAVVLVGLPPEPVPFDVSAATARECRIETVFRYANVYDRALALIAAGKVDLKPLVSATFTFDQSIAAFERAAEGRPTDVKLQILLDGEAQ; the protein is encoded by the coding sequence ATGAAAGCACTTGTTCTGGAGCGCGTCGGCGAACTCAATCTGCGCGATATCGATCTGCCCACTCAAATGGGCGCGGACGATGTGCGCATCAAACTGCACACGGTCGGCGTTTGCGGCAGTGACGTGCACTATTACACCCATGGTCGTATCGGCGATTTCGTGGTCAACGAGCCGATGGTGCTCGGCCATGAAGCCGCAGGAACGGTGAGCGAAGTGGGGGCCAATGTCACCCATCTGAAAGTTGGCGACCGTGTCTGCATGGAGCCGGGCATTCCTGATCCGCTCTCTCGGGCATCAAAACTCGGCATGTATAATGTCGACCCGTCAGTCCGCTTCTGGGCCACACCCCCGATCCATGGCGTTCTTTGTCCCGAAACTGTGCATCCGGCCAGTTTCACTTACAAGCTTCCGGACACTGTTTCCTTTGCCGAAGGCGCAATGGTTGAGCCTTTCGCCGTCGGCATGCAGGCGGCAACCCGTGCCCGCATCGCACCGGGTGACACGGCGGTGGTGACGGGATGCGGTACCATCGGCATCATGGTGGCGTTGGCCGCACTTGCCGGCGGATGCTCGCGCGTGCTGATCTCAGACCTGTCCGAAGACAAGCTGAAACTGGCCGAGACCTATGCGGGCATCAGCGGCATCAATCTGAATACAATCAATATCGTCGACGCCGTAAATGAAGCCACCGACGGCTGGGGCGCAGATATCGTATTTGAATGTTCAGGGGCTGCGGCGGCAATCCGCGATCTATTCAAAATCGTCCGCCCCGGTGGAGCAGTCGTTCTGGTCGGCCTGCCGCCGGAACCCGTGCCTTTTGATGTATCCGCCGCTACCGCACGCGAGTGTCGTATCGAAACGGTGTTCCGCTATGCAAATGTCTATGATCGCGCATTGGCGCTGATTGCTGCAGGCAAGGTGGATCTCAAGCCTCTGGTATCGGCGACTTTCACGTTCGACCAATCCATCGCCGCCTTTGAGCGCGCCGCCGAAGGCCGCCCGACAGATGTGAAACTCCAGATTCTTCTCGACGGGGAGGCTCAGTAA
- a CDS encoding carbohydrate ABC transporter permease, with amino-acid sequence MKASTLFLRAILLIASALVVLPLLWTLLNAFKTNADLLVSTPKLLFQPVWDNMSYVLNRRSVARALTNSVIICSAAVVFGALLGVPAAYVIARYKNRLTAEAQFFVLSLRFLPPVAVAIPMLVIWLGLGLYDTRLSLIVTYFITTASITIWLSVPAFERVSLHVEEAARVDGLGRYATFFRMSLPIARFQIFGAIAFAFVLVWNEFLLAMMLTTSNAKTLPIIASEMSQLGMNVPWGILNAAVVLLSLPPLILLGLLAGGLNAAFSKKQNQD; translated from the coding sequence ATGAAGGCTTCCACCCTGTTTCTTCGTGCTATCCTGCTGATAGCGTCGGCTCTGGTGGTGTTACCGCTTCTGTGGACGCTTCTGAACGCCTTCAAAACCAATGCCGACCTTCTGGTCAGCACGCCGAAATTGTTGTTTCAGCCGGTATGGGACAATATGAGCTATGTGCTCAACCGTCGTTCCGTGGCCCGCGCTTTGACGAACTCCGTCATCATCTGTTCGGCTGCGGTGGTCTTCGGAGCACTTCTGGGCGTTCCAGCGGCTTATGTGATTGCGCGTTACAAAAACCGGCTGACGGCTGAAGCACAGTTCTTCGTGTTGTCGCTGCGCTTTCTGCCGCCCGTCGCCGTTGCCATTCCGATGCTGGTCATCTGGCTGGGGCTTGGTCTTTACGATACGCGCTTGTCGCTGATCGTAACCTACTTCATCACCACCGCCTCGATCACGATCTGGCTCTCGGTCCCGGCATTCGAACGGGTCAGCCTGCATGTCGAGGAAGCGGCGCGGGTTGATGGATTGGGACGCTACGCCACATTCTTTCGCATGTCGCTGCCTATCGCGCGTTTTCAGATATTCGGGGCCATCGCCTTTGCTTTTGTGCTGGTCTGGAACGAATTTCTGCTGGCGATGATGCTGACAACGTCTAATGCGAAAACCCTGCCGATCATCGCTTCGGAAATGTCGCAGCTTGGCATGAATGTGCCCTGGGGCATTCTGAACGCCGCCGTGGTCTTGCTGTCGCTGCCGCCGCTCATCCTTCTCGGATTGCTGGCCGGTGGTCTCAATGCCGCCTTCTCAAAAAAACAAAATCAGGACTGA
- a CDS encoding sugar ABC transporter permease yields the protein MKRGRSLPYVFLGPTLIILMLLALVPALYAVNISFQNRTLSQGDVHYVWFQNYVTLFSDPRFLNALWVSLKWEILTVSSTMLVGVGLGIAMFEAANTRWRNILCLLFIIPVLLPRVCAAFVWKFAFHPLYGALTWPVRELTGTTPDLLSTPWGALLSVAFVDVWQWGLFFSVIILKLLEALPAHPIEAARIDKATRWEIHRYITLPMLKLPLTSLLLVKAIESLRSFDLVYVMTRGGPGISTETLDMYAYSQGFIEAGKISYASSMAVIMMVLTIIIFTVAWKRLNR from the coding sequence ATGAAACGCGGACGATCTTTGCCCTATGTGTTTCTGGGGCCGACACTGATCATCCTGATGCTGCTGGCCCTCGTGCCAGCCCTTTATGCCGTCAATATTTCGTTCCAGAACCGCACTTTGTCGCAAGGCGATGTGCATTATGTCTGGTTTCAGAACTATGTGACGCTTTTCAGCGATCCGCGTTTTCTCAACGCTTTATGGGTATCGCTCAAATGGGAAATCCTGACCGTGTCGTCGACCATGCTGGTCGGCGTGGGGTTGGGTATTGCCATGTTTGAGGCAGCAAATACACGTTGGCGCAATATACTTTGTCTTTTGTTCATCATTCCTGTGCTGCTGCCTCGTGTCTGCGCGGCGTTCGTGTGGAAATTCGCATTTCATCCGCTATATGGCGCGTTGACGTGGCCAGTGCGTGAACTGACCGGCACCACCCCCGACCTCCTCTCCACTCCGTGGGGCGCTCTTTTGAGCGTGGCCTTTGTCGATGTCTGGCAATGGGGGCTGTTTTTCTCAGTCATCATTTTGAAACTGCTTGAAGCCCTGCCAGCGCACCCCATAGAGGCCGCGCGGATCGATAAGGCGACGCGGTGGGAGATTCATCGATACATCACCTTGCCGATGCTTAAACTGCCATTGACAAGTCTTCTGCTGGTCAAGGCAATCGAAAGCCTACGCTCCTTCGACCTCGTCTATGTGATGACACGGGGCGGCCCAGGCATTTCGACTGAAACGCTCGATATGTATGCCTATTCGCAAGGCTTCATCGAGGCCGGAAAGATATCCTACGCCTCATCCATGGCCGTCATCATGATGGTCCTGACGATCATAATCTTCACCGTTGCATGGAAGAGGCTGAACCGATGA
- a CDS encoding sugar ABC transporter substrate-binding protein — MMLNAIFRAGVALAALTAASNSFAAAVCENDLRILAQPRDGLTLLEQEVDEFEELSGAGFEISYLNENDRRAKSQADASTVGSYNVYYVDEANLALFASSDWIVPLEGFYPKDYDYDDFDAGMRAAATYDGKQWFAPIQGGGDLMVYRTDLLEKAGIEPPKTWDEYKAAVAKLHDPKNGVYGTALRGQRGSGANVWRWMPLFKADGGEWFKDGKPAFNSDATVDATQQYLDLFKYSAPGTQTGSWDESTGAFRAGKVAIIIESAPLGGMSVDKAQSQVADKVAFAVPPTPLPGAGYAHGFAIASKANATDAEKACAGLFIAWATSKEQEARRLAAGQPGELTRTSTFQSPEYAKTFGQNLADAMAATGAKTQVTFWQDKRWQELGNQWGILLEELITGNRKDIKEALNELEAFAGKL; from the coding sequence ATCATGTTGAATGCCATTTTTCGGGCAGGTGTCGCACTTGCTGCGCTCACCGCTGCTTCCAATAGTTTTGCCGCAGCCGTATGTGAAAACGATCTGCGCATTCTCGCGCAGCCTCGCGATGGTCTGACGCTTTTGGAGCAGGAAGTTGATGAATTCGAGGAACTGTCAGGAGCAGGCTTCGAGATCAGCTATCTCAATGAAAACGACCGGCGCGCCAAATCGCAGGCCGATGCCTCGACGGTCGGCAGCTATAATGTCTATTATGTCGATGAGGCCAATCTGGCACTCTTCGCGTCTTCGGACTGGATCGTCCCGCTCGAAGGCTTTTATCCGAAAGACTATGATTACGACGATTTTGATGCCGGTATGCGCGCCGCCGCCACCTATGACGGAAAGCAGTGGTTCGCACCTATTCAAGGCGGCGGCGACCTGATGGTTTATCGCACGGATCTCTTGGAGAAGGCCGGTATAGAGCCGCCCAAAACCTGGGATGAATACAAGGCCGCTGTCGCTAAACTTCATGATCCGAAAAACGGCGTCTATGGTACGGCATTGCGCGGACAGCGTGGATCGGGTGCCAATGTCTGGCGTTGGATGCCGTTGTTCAAGGCGGACGGCGGCGAGTGGTTCAAGGACGGCAAACCGGCTTTCAATTCCGATGCGACGGTCGATGCTACGCAGCAATATCTCGATCTTTTCAAATATTCCGCCCCTGGCACACAGACCGGCTCGTGGGATGAGTCTACTGGCGCTTTCCGTGCAGGAAAAGTGGCGATCATCATCGAATCGGCTCCGTTAGGCGGCATGTCTGTCGACAAGGCGCAAAGTCAGGTTGCCGATAAAGTGGCTTTTGCTGTTCCACCGACCCCACTGCCCGGTGCTGGATATGCGCATGGCTTTGCCATCGCTTCCAAGGCAAATGCAACGGATGCCGAAAAAGCGTGCGCTGGCTTGTTCATTGCCTGGGCGACTTCCAAGGAACAGGAAGCGCGTCGTCTTGCAGCGGGACAGCCGGGCGAACTGACACGCACGAGCACCTTCCAAAGCCCTGAATATGCCAAGACCTTCGGCCAAAATCTTGCCGACGCCATGGCCGCTACCGGCGCAAAAACGCAAGTGACCTTCTGGCAAGACAAGCGCTGGCAGGAACTGGGCAATCAATGGGGTATCCTGCTCGAGGAGCTGATCACCGGCAATCGTAAAGACATCAAGGAAGCCCTCAACGAACTCGAGGCCTTCGCCGGCAAACTCTGA